The Mangrovivirga cuniculi genomic sequence ATCTGGCAGGTGCTAAATGCAGATCGCTGACAAATTGTCACAAGATAAGTCTTTGGCAAACTAATTGAGAAAAGTAAGCAAGATTATAAATATTAAGATATGGGTAATTCGCAAAACGAAAACAAGAATCAACAAGAACAGGAAGTGAAAGAGAAAAACCAGGAAGTGGAGAACGCTGTTGAGGAAAATGTGCAAAAAAGCGAAAACGAAGAGAACGAGGAAAGTAAACAGGAATCTCCGGAAGAATTATTAAAAGCGGAAGTCGATTCCCTCAACGATAAATATATTCGATTATATAGCGAGTTTGATAATTACCGTCGAAGAACAGCTAAAGAGCGATTGGAGATGGTAAAAACTGCCGGTGAGGATATTTTAAAAGATCTTTTACCAATAATGGATGACTTTGAAAGAAGTCTTCAGGCAATAAAAGATGAAAATCCTGACGTTGTGGCCGGGGTGAAATTAATTTATGACAAACTTGCAAGGTTATTAGACGCAAAAGGTGTGAAAGTGATGGAACTGGAGCAAGGCAGCGATTTTGATGCTGACTACCAGGAAGCAGTAACGGCAATTCCTTCACCTTCACCTGAACTTAAAGGCAAAATCGTAGATGTGATTGAAAAAGGATATATGATCGACGAAAAAGTTTTACGATTTGCAAAAGTAGTTATTGGATCTTAATTATGGCGAAACGAGATTATTACGAAATATTAGGTGTAGATAGAAATGCTTCTGAAGCAGAAATCAAGAAAGCTTATCGGAAATTAGCTATTAAGTATCACCCGGATAAAAATTCCGGTGATCCTGCAGCTGAAGATAAGTTTAAAGAGGCAGCAGAGGCATACGAGGTT encodes the following:
- a CDS encoding nucleotide exchange factor GrpE; translated protein: MGNSQNENKNQQEQEVKEKNQEVENAVEENVQKSENEENEESKQESPEELLKAEVDSLNDKYIRLYSEFDNYRRRTAKERLEMVKTAGEDILKDLLPIMDDFERSLQAIKDENPDVVAGVKLIYDKLARLLDAKGVKVMELEQGSDFDADYQEAVTAIPSPSPELKGKIVDVIEKGYMIDEKVLRFAKVVIGS